The Brassica napus cultivar Da-Ae chromosome C7, Da-Ae, whole genome shotgun sequence genomic interval AGAGTGTTCTTGTCATAATTCAAGTTTGTAATTCCTTGGGATATAAAGACCTCAAACAATTTTGAAGCTCAGAGTTACTTCAATAGAAACTCCACAGGAACCGTTATGGCAGAACGAATGGTTGGTTGGCTCATGCCTGGATTATTGCCATTTGATAGGAACTtgccaagaagatgaagataagAATTAGCCGAGTTAGTATTCCTCCAAAGATTTTTATTTCATCAACAAATAATACATACTCTCTGGCATAGTCTTTTGAGTATGATGCAGACTGTCAAATAAAATGAATGAGAGACAAGATTTAACAGTGAGGAGAGGCAAAGGTATTGTTTGTTCCACACCGCGATAGGGATAACAAAACAGATATGTTTGAAGAGGTATACACAGAAAGAGCGAGCAGACAATCAAATCCGTGCATTGGGTTGCCTAGTTGGAGTAGATGGGTGTCTACTCAACCTCGCTTAGGATAGGGACAATGAGAGGCTTCATCTGCGCAATGTATACAATTGCCCACCTGCccaaaacaaagaaataaaaacaacgATTCAGTGATATAAGATAATAGGACAACGAGACAGATGATCGATCACAGCCTAGAAGGatctctatctctatctctcaTTAGCTAATGTTGGATGGAGGTGAGGAAACAAAGGATGAACCATGGGTGcaaatgcaaaagtaaaagataaaaagagagcatgaaacataataaaaaaacttacatcaTCCAACAGCAGACAGTGGCTGTAATGACCAAAGTAAAATGTAGCCTGTTCcacaaaacaaagacaaaagaCTTTGATACATTTACCCCAACCGAGAatggttatcaaaaaaaaaaaaaagtatggaGAATCCAACAAAAGTCAATGATCGATTCTAAAGGCGCAAagatataaataaatgattCGAACTACTGAATCGATCCCGGAGAACCAAACTAAACGGCATTAACATTGACGTAGCAACACATTACCGACCGGCTAATGATAATTACTTATAAGATTGAGACGAAATCAAAAAACATTACAGATTGGTGGAGGGGCCTTGGTTGAAGCAGATCCTTGTGAATATCGACGCAATGATTCCCACGACAGCGAATATTAAGGATGTCACAAGGAAAGCCATGTCTGATCCTGAATGATCCCAAAGCCACAAAGAATTACACGTTTCAGAATCAATGCGCTaagattgaaaagaaaaaaaaaatgaagaagaagagagatctCACAGATCGGAATGAAGGTCCTGTGGACGACGATGATGGATTGGACTGGAGGATCGTATTTCGTTTCGTGCCAGGCCAGTGTGGATGATATGTGTACGTGTCGGATCGGTGTGCAAGCAAGCAAGGCCCAGATTTCGTGAGGGATAAATTTGTCTTTTGCTAGCCTTGAATAATTCAATTCTCTTTGGTCAACAtttgtgttgtgtgtgtttttatttttaccgaccaaaaactttaaaaaagttACTACAATCACAGTTTTACATTGGCATTCAAAACGTCATCTCAAGTTTGCTGCTTCTCTCTCTTTCATTGTCACGTGACTCACGTGTATGCTGTGAGGTAAGCTtccaaattaataaaacaataattaggTCCGGCGGAAGTTTAGATATCCCgagctttttaaaatattcgCAGATTATTCGATTCGATCTgtcaattatattaaaaataaaaataatatatattattaaaattgaataaaaaaaattaaaatatcaacttaaaattaaaataaaatatcatactaACACAGTaacatttttaacataaattataaagcaaaatttaatattaacaaATCTAATAAGAAAATTTACACGTTAACATTTGAttcaacataaaaataaattcgaTATGCAATccaaacaaaaatttgaaaaacaacttaaaataaaaaaataaccaaattatatcataaaatatgtatagatatgatagtttatatatacaattacattacatatatgtaaatacaCGAATCGGATTGGATATTCGGCtttccaaaaaataatatttgtgatttgtttcatttttacgaatatcaCATTTTgctatttgttttgattcgaaaCTTTACGGATATCCAAATTTTCGAATTGAAACGAATAATGAATCAGAGCAAATTTGATAATCTGATCATTCCTAAATAATAGTTCgatgttgtatgttttattaTGCTGGAGGGCCCATAAGTTTATTTCAACAAACCATATTTGTTTTGAATGCTAGAGCAACGCTGCCAATGGAAGCTACAATGGCTTGTTTATAAATTCTAGTCCTCAACAAAAGCTTTCGAACATGCATCTTGGTTATCTTGTATCCGGACAAGAACAAAAATACTTACGAAAATAGGTTGAttggttaaattttttatttcattcaaaAAGAAAGTGCCAGCAGAACATCAAGGGTCTTCCAAAAGATTAAGATTATGTTAACAtccctgttctaaaaatcggccgcctagccgtctaggcggccgcctaggcgctacgcgtcacttttccgccccgatttatgccaaatcggtttaaaaaatcggatatctgATTTTTTCTGCCTaaaccgcctaaatgaccgcatagccgcctaaatgaccgcctagccgcctaggcggccgcctaatctatttttttttttttttttttttttttttaaattttttttttttttttagttttaataatatttttatttgtttatttgatctaaaattttataaatatcatttatattcataattttgatgaaaattacactatattaagtttatatattctatttgtgtgttttatacaatcttaaacatgaaaatgtattaatgttatacacaattaaagattaacatgttttataacatagtaaaccatctaaaaattccgccccgcataatttctgattaatctccgattttctctttaggcgctaggcTCAACCCGACCGACCGACTAGCGCCTACCGCGTTCCGGAACAGGGGTTAACATATTaccctgtttttttttatatataaatccaACTAGATAAAATCTTACTAGAAATTAGAAAAGATTTGAAGTAACTCAGCAGTCAGCATGAGATGTGGCAATAATAACTAACTCTGTAAAATTGCATTTAAGACTGGTAGTAACCGAAAGAAGCTGatacaaagagaaaacataCTATTATTCCACATAGAAACTTCTCTATAGAACTGCAACTTGATTAAACTCTACCTTAAAAATTTGGACAATATAAACAAACTTACATCTCATAAGACCAAAATCCATACTACTATACTAATCTACTATAGACAGAATTGGCTTCTCATTGACCGATTATCATCCTAATAAATCGGCTCGCTCATTTACTTAGCTCGAAGTATAATTTTAGTACGCAGTATAACTACGCGTATGTGATCGGGTGATCAAGACGTTCCATGGATTCCCAAGGGACCCGAATTCGAATCTGCACCACACCAGATTTTCACGCGCGTGGTCACCAGGACTTTTACATTCTCTCTTAAGAAAAtggtttaccatttttttttttaagtacttAGTATATATGcccttttgttttcattgatacATGCATATATAGATCTTGGCGCAGTACTCGAACAAGCTGCACAAAATTGAAACCCTTCATCCCTCGCTAGTAAGAACAACAATCCCCACTCTATTTTAATACAAGGAAAACATATGTCGTAGAGCAATCATTATATTTACAACCACATTAATACTTTTTTAGTTCACTATTTTCATTCAATAAGCTAAATAAACAGTTAAAACGGAGGGTTTGTGTCGCAATTATACCATCAGAAGATGTCGCGTTGTCCTTCTGTCTTTTCCTATAATTCTCCAAGATTCAATTTGTCTGGCAAGGTTTTCACATATTTGCTAAATATCAACTCAAGATTCACCAGCATAAACCTGCGAAACATAAGGTGGTTGTAGACCATTGTCCATTGCATCGTGATTTATGGTCCATATTTTTACAATATACTGGTCACCCAACCTGCCTCATCATATTTTTACACCAAACATCAGAAATCTTCTAATTCTGTCCTATTATTAATAATGCATAGGGACTGATGGTGTAATAGACTACAAAGAAAACAATGATCTTTGACCATTGAAAAGTTTGAATACAGTCAGTTCTGTAAATATGAGGAACACGCATTAAAGAAATTGTTTTGACATAATGGAAGTAGACCACTGATAGGTACGTTACCAACGAAATACAACTTTTTACACATTAAGACATTGTAGACCTAGAGAATTGAGAGGACGTtgttagaaaacaaaaaatacagtTGTGTAAGGCTAGCAATACAATGGCAGGATGTGGTGTAAGAAGTGTATTGGTTTACTCGGTACACTACAATAATGTTCTATAAAAGGCTGACTAGAGAACAAAAGTCAAGACTCTAGTTAGTCATTGAGTGGATCGAATAAATTTAGTAATCGCGTTTCTCCTAGAAATCGCGTTTACAGCagaaataaatatctaaaaattgaTGTGGCACACACAAGTTCGTGCATGTCCCGTGTTAAAACATTGATAAGATTGGCATATGGGGCCACAAATATTCCACCTTCCTTGTACTATATAAAGAGGCCTATTCATTGTTTTCAAACCTTAACACATTGGATCCTTTCTCCGTGAGCGATAAGTTATTTTCAGTTCGACTCCACGTACATGGATCATTCAGAAAACATTCCCTCTTGCGATCACAAACCTCCTCGTTTGCTCACAAGAGATCAAGAGCACGTGATCATGGTTTCTGCTCTGCGACAAGTCATATCCAACGTCCGAGGTGACAATTCATCATCGAACTCGGTTGCATGCGAAGCTCTTCATCAACCTTTGGACGCTGGCCCTTGTCCTCTCTGCAATATTACCGGTTGCTTAGGTTGCGCATTCCCAGTGCATGAAGAgatagagaaggagaagaagcacAAAGGTGTGAGGCAAAAGCCATCaggtaaattatatatattccaataaataattttgttccaACATAACCAAATTGTAGGTGGCCTAGTGGTAGTGAAATGGTTCTCTTGTGTCCTG includes:
- the LOC106411139 gene encoding V-type proton ATPase subunit e2-like, which translates into the protein MAFLVTSLIFAVVGIIASIFTRICFNQGPSTNLLHFTLVITATVCCWMMWAIVYIAQMKPLIVPILSEVE
- the LOC106407180 gene encoding putative ethylene-responsive transcription factor ERF121 is translated as MDHSENIPSCDHKPPRLLTRDQEHVIMVSALRQVISNVRGDNSSSNSVACEALHQPLDAGPCPLCNITGCLGCAFPVHEEIEKEKKHKGVRQKPSGKWSAEIWDPSLQRRRWLGTFPTAKMAAEAYDDAESKLVKRKAARSGTMNGDEPSIHREDEGGK